In the Cryptococcus neoformans var. neoformans JEC21 chromosome 1, complete sequence genome, one interval contains:
- a CDS encoding ubiquitin activating enzyme, putative has product MAAPMQVDEAVPGDSIDEGLYSRQLYVLGHEAMKKMATSNVLIVGMKGLGVEIAKNVALAGVKTVTIYDPSAVEIADLGTQFFLREEDIGRPRAEVTAPRLAELNSYVPIKILPGAGEITPEMIEPYQIVVLTNATVRKQVEIDEYCRQKGIYFIAADVRGLFGSVFNDFGKDFACVDPTGENPLSGMIVEIDEDEDAIVTCLDETRHGLEDGDFVTFSEIKGMEGLNGCEPRKISVKGPYTFSIGDTRGLGKYKSGGLFTQVKMPKILQFKTLKESLTNPEFFITDFAKWDRPAALHVGFQALSAFYEKAGHLPRPRNAADAEQVISLAKEIHSAAGGEDVLDEKILTELSYQATGDLSPMVAVIGGFVAQEVLKACSAKFHPMQQNMYFDSLESLPATLPSEADVQPLGSRYDGQIAVFGKAFQEKISNTREFLVGSGAIGCEMLKNWSMMGLATGPNGIIHVTDLDTIEKSNLNRQFLFRAKDVGKFKAESAAAAVADMNPNLKGKIIAHDDRVGPETENVYGDEFFANLDGVTNALDNVSARQYMDRRCVFYCKPLLESGTLGTKANTQVVVPHLTESYSSSQDPPEKSIPSCTVKNFPNAIEHTIQWAREAFDSFFVNPPTTVNLYLSQPDFVETTLKSSGQHHEHLKQIEKYLVKERPMSFEECIMWARLQYENNYVNEIKQLLFNLPKDQVNANGTPFWSGPKRAPTALAFNIDDPLDMEYLIAAANLHAFNYGLKGERDPALFRKVVESMNVPEFTPKSGVKIQINENEPVENNGNDDEDDIEAIVSSLPPPASLAGFRLQPVDFEKDDDSNHHIDFITAASNLRARNYGITLADRHKTKLIAGKIIPAIATTTALAVGLVCLELYKLIDGKNKLEDYKNGFVNLALPFFGFSEPIAAAKQKYGETEWTLWDRFEIEGNPTLQQFLEWFQENHKLEVQMVSQGVSMLWSSFVPSKKAADRMRMRMSELVEHVGKKPIPPHVKNLLVEVMVNDENDEDVEVPYVLVHI; this is encoded by the exons ATGGCAGCTCCTATGCAAGTTGACGAAGCCGTCCCTGGTGACTCTA TCGATG AGGGCTTGTACTCTCGTCAACT CTATGTGTTGGGCCACGAAG cgatgaagaagatggccACTTCCAACGTTCTTATTGTTGGCATGAAGGGCCTTGGTGTTGAGATTG CCAAGAACGTTGCCTTGGCAGGTGTCAAGACTGTCACCATCTACGACCCTTCTGCAGTAGAAATCGCGGATCTCGGTACAcaattcttccttcgtGAAGAGGACATTGGTCGACCTCGAGCTGAAGTCACCGCTCCCCGACTTGCCGAACTCAACTCTTACGTCCCTATCAAGATTCTCCCTGGAGCAGGCGAAATCACACCGGAAATGATCGAGCCTTACCAGATTGTTGTACTCACCAACGCCACTGTCAGGAAGCAAGTAGAGATCGACGAGTACTGTAGGCAAAAGGGGATCTATTTTATCGCAGCGGATGTGAGGGGTCTATTCGGCAGCGTGTTCAACGACTTTGGCAAGGATTTTGCTTGTGTCGACCCTACAGGAGAGAACCCTCTAAGCGGAATGATTGTCGAGATTGACGAG gatgaggatgctATTGTTACCTGTCTTGACGAAACGCGACATGGACTTGAAGACGGCGACTTTGTCACTTTCTCTGAGATTAAGGGTATGGAGGGTTTGAACGGCTGTGAGCCTAGAAAGATCTCTGTCAAGG GTCCTTACACTTTCTCAATCGGCGACACCCGTGGGTTGGGCAAGTACAAATCTGGCGGTCTCTTCACCCAAGTGAAGATGCCCAAGATTCTTCAATTT AAAACCCTTAAAGAGTCCCTCACTAACCCCGagttcttcatcaccgACTTTGCCAAATGGGACCGACCCGCTGCCTTGCACGTTGGTTTCCAGGCTCTTTCTGCATTTTACGAAAAGGCCGgtcatcttcctcgaccTCGTAACGCCGCCGACGCCGAGCAAGTCATTTCTCTCGCTAAGGAGATCCActctgctgctggaggCGAAGACGTCCTTGACGAGAAGATTCTCACCGAGCTTTCTTACCAAGCTACTGGAGACCTTTCCCCTATGGTTGCCGTCATTGGTGGTTTCGTCGCTCAAGAAGTCCTCAAGGCTTGTTCCGCCAAATTCCACCCCATGCAACAAAACATGTACTTTGACTCACTCGAGTCTCTCCCTGCTACCCTTCCTTCTGAGGCTGACGTCCAGCCTCTTGGATCTCGATACGACGGGCAAATCGCCGTCTTCGGTAAGGCCTTTCAGGAAAAGATTTCCAACACTCGCGAGTTCCTTGTCGGTTCGGGTGCTATCGGTTGTGAGATGTTGAAGAATTGGAGCATGATGGGCCTTGCCACTGGTCCCAACGGTATCATTCATGTTACCGACCTGGACACCATTGAAAAGAGTAACTTGAACCGACAGTTCTTGTTCAGAGCCAAGGATGTGGGCAAGTTCAAGGCTGAAAGTGCGGCTGCTGCCGTTGCGGACATGAACCCCAATTTGAAGGGCAAGATCATTGCTCACGATGACAGGGTCGGCCCCGAGACTGAAA ATGTCTATGGTGATGAATTCTTCGCCAATCTTGATGGCGTCACCAATGCCCTCGATAACGTGTCAGCGCGTCAGTACATGGACCGACGATGTGTGTTCTACTGCAAGCCTCTCCTTGAGTCTGGTACTCTTGGTACCAAGGCCAATACTCAGGTCGTTGTTCCTCACCTCACCGAGTCATATTCATCTTCCCAGGACCCTCCTGAGAAGTCTATTCCCTCTTGTACCGTCAAGAACTTCCCGAATGCCATTGAGCACACCATCCAATGGGCCCGAGAAGCGTTCGATTCTTTCTTCGTCAATCCTCCTACTACTGTCAACCTTTATCTTTCTCAACCAGATTTTGTCGAGACCACCCTCAAGTCTTCTGGCCAGCACCACGAGCATCTCAAACAGATTGAGAAATACCTTGTGAAGGAGAGGCCCATGTCTTTCGAGGAGTGTATCATGTGGGCCAGGTTACAATATGAGAACAACTATGTAAATGAGATCAAGCAGTTGTTGTTCAACTTGCCCAAGGACCAAGTTAACGCCAACGGCACTCCCTTCTGGTCCGGACCCAAGAGGGCTCCCACCGCTCTTGCCTTCAACATTGACGAT CCTCTTGATATGGAGTACCTCATCGCCGCTGCCAACCTTCACGCTTTCAACTACGGTCTCAAGGGCGAGCGAGACCCTGCTTTATTCCGAAAGGTGGTCGAGTCTATGAACGTCCCCGAGTTCACTCCTAAGAGCGGTGTCAAGATCCAGATCAATGAAAATGAACCTGTTGAAAACAACGGTAACGATG atgaagatgacatTGAAGCTAttgtttcttctcttccccctcctgCTTCTCTCGCTGGTTTCCGACTTCAACCTGTTGActtcgagaaggatgatgactcTAATCACCACATTGACTTCATCACCGCCGCTTCCAACTTGCGTGCCCGAAACTATGGCATCACCCTTGCCGATAGGCATAAGACCAAACTCATCGCAGGAAAGATTATCCCTGCCATCGCTACAACCACTGCTCTCGCTGTCGGTTTGGTTTGCTTGGAACTTTACAAGTTGATTGACGGCAAGAACAAGCTTGAGGACTACAAAAACGGTTTCGTGAATTTGGCGTTGCCCTTCTTCGGTTTCTCTGAGCCTATTGCGGCGGCGAAGCAAAAGTATGGCGAGACTGAGTGGACTTTGTGGGACAGGTTTGAGATCGAGGGCAATCCTACGTTGCAGCAATTCCTGGAATGGTTCCAGGAGAACCACAAGTTGGAAGTACAAATGGTTTCTCAGGGTGTTTCCATGTTGTGGTCCTCTTTCGTCCCCTCTAAGAAG GCTGCCGACCGAATGAGGATGCGTATGAGCGAGCTTGTCGAACACGTCGGCAAGAAGCCAATCCCTCCTCATGTCAAGAACTTATTGGTGGAGGTTATGGTtaatgatgagaatgaCGAGGATGTCGAGGTGCCCTATGTGTTGGTGCACATCTAA